A single Symbiobacterium thermophilum IAM 14863 DNA region contains:
- a CDS encoding response regulator transcription factor — protein MRILIADDHRVVRTGLRMLLESHPDFEVVGEASSGPETVQKAQELRPELVILDLSMPDGNGLLYLRQLSEMTRVLVLTMHDDPAYVRQVIQAGGSGYVLKEAADVELFSAIRAVLSGQTYIYPTLAAKLVEEKAGGERKSVPLSPRELEVLRLVALGHTNQEIALQLNVSVRTVETYKTRICEKLGVYTRSEMVRYALEHKLT, from the coding sequence ATGCGCATCTTGATCGCCGATGATCATCGGGTCGTCAGGACGGGGCTGCGGATGCTGCTGGAGAGCCATCCCGACTTCGAAGTGGTCGGGGAGGCGTCCAGCGGGCCGGAGACGGTGCAGAAGGCGCAGGAGTTGCGGCCGGAGCTGGTCATCCTGGACCTTTCCATGCCCGATGGGAACGGCCTTCTGTACCTGCGCCAGCTTTCGGAGATGACCCGGGTGCTGGTGCTGACGATGCACGACGATCCCGCTTACGTGCGGCAGGTGATTCAGGCGGGCGGCAGCGGTTACGTCCTCAAAGAGGCAGCCGACGTGGAGCTGTTCTCGGCCATCCGCGCCGTGCTTTCGGGCCAGACGTACATCTATCCCACCCTGGCCGCCAAGCTCGTGGAGGAGAAGGCGGGCGGCGAGCGCAAGTCGGTGCCGCTCAGCCCCCGGGAGCTGGAGGTGCTCCGCCTGGTGGCCCTGGGCCATACCAACCAGGAAATTGCTTTGCAGCTGAACGTGAGCGTACGAACGGTTGAAACTTACAAGACCCGGATCTGTGAGAAACTCGGCGTCTACACCCGGTCGGAGATGGTTCGCTACGCCCTGGAGCACAAACTGACCTGA
- a CDS encoding HAMP domain-containing sensor histidine kinase translates to MRRQEASGRPRLRVFGIRAKLISVLLALTIALGLVSILQLQATLPRTLREELDKRALSIARNVALRVTDPLLTANPLEVREILADVQATNPDVRYAFVLDSRGRLVAHTFAGGFPRDLLTQRPAAPDRTEDVQWLLSEEGVIHDATALIVDGLAGHVRVGLSEAHLMAMLRDMRRRQMLTLALACVLAVLLGYLGIWKVTVRVPQLVRAAQAVGRGDLTVRVRPGPADEFGHLAEAFNQMVRDLARTRALVVRKEAARKALLQKVLTAQEEERARISRELHDEVGQALTGLIVGLRVLEEGDAERQSQVTYLRDLAAGTLESVRRLSRDLRPAVLDDIGLVAAIRRYAGDFARYHGIEGTVQVVGDESVRLPPVVETTLYRITQEALTNVARHSQARHFGIVLDLRGPDVRLVIEDDGRGFDPGAPREGTGLTGISERLALVSGRMTIESSPESGTTLFIAVPREKEDESDAHLDRR, encoded by the coding sequence CGTTTTCGGCATCCGGGCCAAGCTGATCTCCGTGCTTCTGGCGCTCACCATTGCGCTGGGGCTTGTCTCCATTCTCCAGCTGCAGGCGACCCTGCCCCGGACGTTGCGGGAGGAGCTGGACAAGCGGGCGCTCTCCATCGCCCGCAACGTCGCCCTGCGGGTGACCGACCCGCTCCTGACGGCCAATCCGTTGGAGGTACGGGAGATCCTGGCCGACGTGCAGGCCACCAACCCCGACGTCCGGTACGCGTTCGTGCTGGACAGCCGGGGGCGGCTGGTGGCCCACACGTTTGCCGGGGGCTTTCCCCGGGATCTGCTGACCCAGCGCCCGGCCGCTCCTGACCGGACCGAGGACGTGCAGTGGCTCCTCTCGGAGGAAGGGGTGATCCACGACGCGACCGCCCTGATCGTGGACGGACTGGCCGGGCACGTGCGGGTCGGGCTGTCCGAGGCGCATCTGATGGCGATGCTCCGGGACATGCGGCGCCGGCAGATGCTGACGCTGGCGCTGGCCTGCGTGCTGGCGGTCCTGCTCGGCTACCTGGGCATCTGGAAGGTGACCGTCCGGGTGCCGCAGCTGGTCCGCGCCGCCCAGGCGGTGGGCCGGGGCGACCTGACCGTGCGGGTGCGGCCCGGCCCGGCCGACGAGTTCGGGCACCTGGCAGAGGCCTTTAACCAGATGGTTCGGGACCTGGCCCGCACCCGCGCCCTGGTGGTCCGGAAGGAGGCCGCCCGCAAGGCCTTGCTGCAGAAGGTGCTCACGGCACAGGAGGAGGAGCGGGCGCGGATCTCCCGGGAACTGCACGACGAGGTCGGCCAGGCGCTGACCGGCCTGATCGTCGGTCTGCGGGTCCTGGAAGAGGGGGATGCGGAGCGCCAGAGTCAGGTGACGTACCTGCGCGACCTGGCCGCCGGCACGCTGGAGTCGGTGCGGCGGCTCTCCCGCGACCTGCGCCCGGCGGTGCTGGACGACATCGGGCTCGTCGCGGCGATCCGGCGCTATGCCGGCGACTTCGCCCGCTACCACGGCATCGAGGGGACGGTCCAGGTGGTGGGCGATGAGTCCGTCCGCCTCCCTCCGGTGGTGGAGACAACGCTCTACCGGATCACGCAGGAGGCGCTCACCAACGTGGCCCGCCACAGCCAGGCCCGCCACTTCGGCATCGTGCTGGACCTGCGCGGGCCGGACGTGCGGCTGGTGATCGAGGACGACGGCCGGGGGTTCGATCCGGGCGCGCCCCGGGAGGGAACCGGCCTGACCGGGATCAGCGAGCGGCTGGCGCTGGTGAGTGGCCGCATGACCATCGAATCCAGTCCGGAAAGCGGCACCACCCTGTTTATCGCGGTCCCGCGCGAGAAGGAGGACGAGTCGGATGCGCATCTTGATCGCCGATGA